The Ascaphus truei isolate aAscTru1 chromosome 18, aAscTru1.hap1, whole genome shotgun sequence genome window below encodes:
- the LOC142469288 gene encoding histone H1-like produces the protein MAETAPAPPPPAESAAKKKQPKKAAGASKSRPAKSGPSVSDLLVRAVSASKERSGVSLSALKKALAAGGYDVEKNNSRLKLALKGLVSKETLIQLKGSGASGSFKLNKKQLESKEKAARKQEAGKPKKPAARKQPAKKPAARKQPAKSPKKPKKAPAGVKKSPKKVKKPAAAKKAAKSPKKSKVAKPKKAVKSPAAKKVAKPKAAKSPAKAKAAKPKRAAASKK, from the coding sequence ATGGCCGAGACCGCTCctgcccctcctcctccagctgaaagcgccgccaagaagaagcagccgaaGAAAGCGGCGGGAGCCTCGAAAAGCCGCCCAGCAAAGTCCGGTCCCAGCGTGTCCGATCTTCTAGTGAGAGCTGTGTCCGCCTCTAAAGAGCGCAGCGGGGTCTCCCTGTCCGCTCTGAAGAAGGCTCTGGCTGCAGGAGGCTACGATGTGGAGAAGAATAACAGCCGCCTGAAGCTGGCTCTTAAGGGCTTGGTGAGCAAGGAAACCCTGATCCAGCTGAAAGGGAGCGGAGCCTCCGGATCGTTCAAGCTGAATAAGAAGCAGctggagagcaaggagaaggcggccAGGAAACAGGAGGCGGGGAAACCCAAGAAGCCAGCGGCAAGGAAACAACCCGCCAAGAAGCCAGCGGCAAGGAAACAACCCGCCAAGTCCCCCAAGAAGCCCAAAAAGGCTCCTGCGGGAGTGAAGAAAAGCCCGAAAAAGGTGAAGAAACCTGCGGCCGCCAAGAAGGCAGCAAAAAGTCCGAAGAAGTCTAAAGTTGCCAAGCCCAAGAAGGCTGTGAAGAGCCCGGCGGCTAAAAAGGTTGCAAAGCCCAAAGCTGCTAAGAGTCCAGCTAAGGCCAAGGCAGCAAAGCCCAAGAGGGCAGCAGCTTCTAAGAAGTGA
- the LOC142469290 gene encoding histone H3 produces MARTKQTARKSTGGKAPRKQLATKAARKSAPATGGVKKPHRYRPGTVALREIRRYQKSTELLIRKLPFQRLVREIAQDFKTDLRFQSSAVMALQEASEAYLVGLFEDTNLCAIHAKRVTIMPKDIQLARRIRGERA; encoded by the coding sequence ATGGCCCGGACCAAGCAGACCGCCCGAAAATCCACCGGAGGAAAGGCTCCCCGTAAGCAGCTAGCGACCAAGGCTGCCAGAAAGAGCGCTCCGGCCACCGGCGGAGTGAAGAAGCCTCACCGCTACCGGCCCGGTACTGTGGCTCTCCGGGAGATCCGCCGCTACCAGAAGTCCACCGAGCTGCTCATCCGCAAGCTGCCCTTCCAGCGCCTGGTCCGGGAGATCGCCCAGGACTTCAAGACTGATCTACGCTTTCAGAGCTCGGCCGTCATGGCTCTGCAGGAGGCCAGCGAGGCTTATCTGGTGGGGCTCTTCGAGGACACCAACCTATGCGCTATCCACGCCAAGAGAGTCACCATCATGCCCAAGGACATCCAGCTGGCCCGCAggatcagaggggagagagcttaG